A single Biomphalaria glabrata chromosome 2, xgBioGlab47.1, whole genome shotgun sequence DNA region contains:
- the LOC106061815 gene encoding phosphomannomutase 1-like, which produces MAASRRDTSTICLFDVDGTLTPSRQLIRPHVEEFLQELKKKVLVGLVGGSDFVKIAEQMGDHSDILNRFDYVFAENGLVAYKGNVQVGQQNLKKYVGDEILQKLINFALRYMSELILPCKRGTFIEFRSSMINICPVGRSCSQEERDAFVVFDEEHKIRDKFVEALRAAFPNEGLVFAIGGQISIDVFPEGWDKRYCLQFLEKDNIKNIHFFGDKVEKGGNDHEIYEDPRTIGHKVVNPDDTMQQLRDLFF; this is translated from the exons ATGGCAGCCTCGCGACGTGACACGTCCACTATATGTTTATTTGATGTTGATGGAACACTTACGCCATCAAgacaa CTTATCAGACCTCATGTTGAGGAATTTTTgcaagaacttaaaaaaaaagttttggtgGGTCTGGTTGGTGGATCAGACTTTGTGAAAATAGCTGAACAGATGGGAGATCACTCAGACA TATTGAATCGGTTTGATTATGTTTTTGCTGAAAATGGATTGGTTGCTTATAAAGGAAATGTTCAAGTTGGTCAACAG aatCTCAAAAAATATGTTGGAGATGAAATCTTACAAAAACTTATCAACTTTGCTCTAAGATATATGTCTGAACTTATTTTACCTTGTAAAAG agggACTTTCATTGAGTTCCGAAGTTCTATGATCAATATATGTCCAGTTGGAAGGAGCTGTTCACAAGAAGAAAGAGatgcttttgttgtttttgatgAG GAACACAAGATCAGAGACAAATTTGTTGAAGCATTAAGAGCAGCCTTTCCCAATGAGGGTCTTGTATTTGCAATTGGTGGTCAGATCAGCATAGATGTTTTTCCAGAAGGTTGGGACAAGCGTTACTGCTTGCAATTCTTAGAGAAggataacataaaaaatatacatttttttggggACAAAGTTGAAAAG ggtGGAAATGACCATGAAATATATGAAGATCCAAGAACTATAGGGCATAAGGTTGTAAATCCTGATGATACAATGCAGCAGCTTCGGGACTTGTtcttttaa